A region of the Anolis carolinensis isolate JA03-04 chromosome 1, rAnoCar3.1.pri, whole genome shotgun sequence genome:
GATAACGGATACAGAGAAATGTTCCCACTGAAAAGAGATTctctactttctctctctctctctcccccccccccccccacttctgcCTCCCAACTTCAATACAGAGTTGCTTTCTATGGCCTCAGCAGTTACCACCCACTCTCTTGTTGTACTTCAAAACCGCTTCTTTAACTTGGAGAGGCTTTAGAAGGAGGTGGGAGTTGGAAATAGCAGCAGAAGCAGAAAAGAAGCAGGGAATATTTTGAGAAATATTAGAAAGCAATTCCATTTGAACATGCAATagacttgatttttttaaaaggaaggtgATTATTACTTAAAGAGTGTTTCCTGGTATTTTAGTTTTTGGACGATGATGACGACGATGCCGTATATTTATAAACTTTCCTAACCCCCTTAGAAGCCTAGTGTTTTCTAACCGATTCAACCACAGACTGCTAGTGCATGATGCTCACTCAAAAGTATTCCCTCCTCTAACTGATTCTCTGTAGGATAATCCCCAGACCCTGAAAATATTGGTGGTTTGTCTgttttttgaaataaatatatcaaaTTATAACAATTGAAatggtaaaaaaattaaaactgtcTGCTAATGGCAGTGCAGAACCCACATTTGCAGAACatacgaaaagcttggcctctcattgaacattgagaaaaacaaagtgctcttcaagcaggcaccagccaatccctctgcaatgccagaaatacagcttaatggtgtaacattagaaaatgttgaacatttctgctaccttggcagccatctctccacaaaagtcaacattggatTGGGACAtctatagggataccaaggtgcctgtttataaagttattgccTGCAAAACTTGGACTGGCTACAGACgttacactcaactcctggaatgattccatcattgttgcctctgaaaaatccttcaaatctcatgggaagacaggtggacaaatgtcagtgtgctgaaagaagcaaagaccaccagcattgaagtggtgctcctacgccatcaattcTGCTGAACTGGCcatgtccgaatgcctgatcactgtctcctaaagcagttactatactcccaattcaagaacgagaaacataatgttggtggacaggaaaaaagatttaaagatggacttaaagccttAAAAACTATAGCATAGacatcaagaactgggaagccatggccattgagcgctctagctggaggtcagctgtgaccagctgtgctgcagaattcgaagaggcacaaatggagggcttaagggagaaacgtgccaagaggaaggtgctgctttccacctggaaaccgatgtcctcactggaAGAACAtttgggtcaagaataggactccacagtcacctacgtacccaccgccaagacactgcacttggaaggccatcatactcggacaatgaagtATCACCTAAGTAAATAAGAACCCAAAGCAAAACCAAACCTATCTTATCATCTGAAAGGTGTGCGTGTTCCTTTTTTCAAAGAAGGACAGGGGAAGATGAAACAGGATTAGGATTTGCCCCTGCTTTCTTTCTTGTGTATTTCTGTTCATATGAGAATATTCATAGCAGTGTGCAGGAGTATGAAAGCTAATCTGTGTGAGTGATGGTAAGGATGGATGTGCCATGAAAGAACAAAAGCTAAATTGATGGGATTTTTCCTGCAGCCCTAGGATCCTGTGAACCATAATCTCTTTTCACATGCTTTTAAAATAGGTTGAAAGCACCTGCaaaacttaaaaaacaaaaacaaatgggtTGCTGATGGTATATTCATGTATTTCAAAAGAATTGTATGTCTGGTTTCTTTAGTCTGACCTGGGCTTTGTGTGACATGTGTATGAGCCTCTGTGTTCTTCTGAGGACCCTTTTATCTTCTTTTCCACAGGGACATTTGTGTCGGCCTTCACAGTGCTGTGCGGAGCCCGGACTGACCTTCCTGACAGACACGTCTGCTGTGTGTTTTGGTTGAATATTGCAGCTGCTCTGATTCAGATCCTCACAGCGATTGTGATGGTTGGCTGGATCATGAGTATATTTTGGGGAATGGACATGGTCATTCTTGCCAGTAAGTAGGCtatactttttctttcttgttattACAGGGATGCTGGGAAGTAGGTTATTGGCTACACTGAGGACACTTCCAGACAGAACGAAAATGCAGGTTTTAAATGGGGGTTAAAAAAATACCGGGATCTGActgcaggtccacacacagacctgttaaTCCCATGATTGAGTCCCCTGCCATCcccacaggcttcctctgtatcagaACAAGATGGGGGGCATCTCCGTTGTGCGCTAGACCGTATATGCgattatgcacacacacaaatattttaatataaatataagcagatttataaaaaatgaaaattttctatcggatttctccttttccccagttcaagctctgtttaatattataaagtttaaaataaagagtttctgatagttctaattgctttccatccATCATGCTTCCTTTAAATTGGCTGTGTGTCCGTTTCACAGTCCAATCAGCTGTTCAGCtcttttgggctttttaaaagcatgcgttcactggagcagtccacatttggggaggggggaaggaaatcATATGTGTTTTgcaagtgcagggatatacagtgatgcgaatACAAGCATTTTCTGGCTTGAATCAGGATAAAAGGGGGCCCTTTTACCTCGTGTTTTTCGTCCGTTGCAGTGAATTAGTGTGGATTTACTGCTAGCATCAtgtagtcacacacacacacacacacacacccatttaaCCCAGTAAATGCCATGTTTCGGAGCGATGTAGATAGAGCCTGACTTGGACTCTGGAAACTttgagactccccccccccctctctctctttctctttctctttctcaattTTTctagatgtgtatgtgtgtgtagtttTTGTAGTGGTAGGATTTATTTGCAGGATGGTTTACTATTTGCTTCTCTTTCTCTTACACTGTTGTTTTTTCTTAATAAAGAATATGCAGTTCTGCCATTTTGCCCTTCAGCTAGGGTGCAACTTCATATAGCTGCTTAAAAAGATAGAACACTTTGTGTTCTATTGGTCTCATGATTGTATTCCTATGTTGACACTGAattggagagagagaaatcaaCTATGATTTCTTACAAAGGGATTATCTGGTTTCCCCTTTAACTATTTGTTCTGACAGGACCATTTTACCTCTATCATGGGGATAACTAGGGAAAAGGGGCCTTTTAAGACACAGGTGGtatgtgatttgagtgttggacaagggttgtatctatactgtagaaatgATGAAGCTGACACTACTTTAGAAGTGCAGGTTTACAacgttttagctttctctgctgaagagttctctaaactacaaatctcaggattccatggcattgagccatggcggttaaagttgtgtcagacggttttacttctacagtgtagatgtcccctGGGACTCTGGAAGAGCAGGACTAGAATCCCCACTCgaccatagaaatccactggatgaccttgggcaagtcatggttCCTCAACTTTAGGGGAAAGCAGTGGTaagcctcctctgaataaatccagCCAAACACACATTATGATAGAGTCAGCCAGAAGGCCCGTGACACTAACAATGTCTCTGCTTTCAAAGAAAATTCCCCTtacctggaattctgaaatccaaagtaCTCAAAAATACAAAATTGCCCTCAGGGTAACAGACATATGGTAGTGAcaactttgctttttgatggttcaatgtacacaaactttgtttcatgctcaaaatATTTTATAACATTACATTTGGGCTATGTATTTAAGGTGTATTTGAAGCAtacatgaattttatgtttagatttgggcCCAGTTTGAAAATATCTCAATATATATGCATAGACATATACATGTATTCCAAAaccttaaaaaatccaaaattccaaACCCTTCTGGcccaaagcatttcagataagggatagtcAACCTGTAATAACAAAGTAAATGGGACAGTTTAAATGTGAAGGTTGCTTCCAGTTTATTAATGAAGACGTCAACCCTCTCTGTAAGCTTCACACTAGACTACTTAACAGCAAAATCTTGTTATATCTTCACTTATGTCTCTCCCATTGAGTTTAGTGGGATTTACTTTCAGGTTAGTCAATAAAGAAATGCAATCAAGAATAGTATCTGCAGCACTACTTGGCGAGAAAGATGAATATTGCAGTTAATGTTCGAATGCATAAAGGCACCAGCAAAGCACTTCATAGTGCACTAAGTTCTTGTTTTTCTAACTGGCTCTGAAGCAGTAACCTTTTGTGTGAATTTATTATCTTGACCAGTGAAGTGATCTGAGTTGTTTGAAATAAGACAGAAGCTTAGTacagtaaaataaacataataacaagcaCTATTTATATCTTTTGTACATTGTATACATATGTGGTCTGCatgaaaaaaggggaaagggaggaatttttaaaacatgcaaaatttATCAATTGAGAAGAAATCAGGTTGCTGTAGCTGGTGTTGTAGAATTAAACCCTTGGAAAAGGCCCAAAAAGCTTTAAAAGCTTGTGATTTGTATTTTACACTTTTTGTTTGGCCCAGTAAAAGTATTACTACAGGTTTTACTATGAGAGAAGAAATTTCCCTATCCACTTTCTCTACACCATGTATAATAATACTGTAGTGATTTTAGCTAGGTCCACAGTTAGAAAGGTCTGTGCCAGGTGAGCATCTGTTAAACCAGATCATTCAGGAAATAAAAACACACCAGGTTGAAGATAAGCTAAAAAGGTTTATTACAATTCAGCCAAAAAGAATGCAAACACAAGCAATTTGATTCAAAAGGTACAAACACGCATTCACAGAGAAAtacaagacatcttatacagtttcCACTCCTTCCCCTAATTGGATGAAAAAGAGGCAGGCTAGGATCTGCGGCTGGATTGTCCAGGGGTTCCCCTGACATCACAGCCCACAGAAGTTTTCCAGGGCAGGAAGAACAGCATCTGGGGATTAGCTAGTTCAAGGAACCAATCCATTGCAGAGATGCGCCCTGAGATGGCACAGTTCATGAGGAATCAGTGGTGTGGAAATGTAGATGTGTCTctgattaactcaagtgtccaATTCTGTGTGAGACAAAGGTGCATTACCCAAAAGATAAAGGTGCTGATCTTAGACAACAAAAGACTTGGCTGCCAGCATAGGAAGCTAATGAATACACATCTCCTAAACCCTCTCTTCCACAGGAGCAGCAGACTCTCCGCCTCAAgttaaatggacaaacatcctgtGCTTATTTCATTGGAAAAAATCATCTATCTACATAGATACACAATGGGTCTGatagttatctggcttgggaaatggctggagggatctTGACCATGATCCTCTTTCTGAAGGAATTATGCAAATAGGGTCATAGAGAAGTGGCTGCCTTCAAGTTATATTTTGAtacatatattttgaaaaatgcttATACATTCTATATAAAGAATTGATACAGTACACAGTATAAGAAAGATACAAATTACACCaaaatcattaaattgatacattttattaaagggttagaattGATAGTGTTTGCAGGGTATAGCTGTTGCTAAGCCCGTTCTGgaacctctaaagcagtggttctcaatctgtgggtccagaGGTATTTTGGCttataattcccagaaattccatccagtttaacagctgttaggatttttgggagttgaagaccaaaacatctgaggactcacaggttgagaaccattgctctaaagcTTTGGATGTCTGGAAAAGattttaataaaaagaacaaattatattatttgcttaatGTCTttcggtgaactataaatctttcagGGGGGCAGTACCGTGGCTCAATAGCATAATTGCATTAGCCTTTATCAGTTCCCACTTACTCATCATTTTTCTAAactaaaaaaatcccaaacagtATTCACTTCTGATATACTGGAAGTGCTCCAATTTCCTGTTGTGGTTGATGTAATCTAAAAGCATTTCTAGCTCTACCATATCATTTCTGAAAAGCGACAAATGGAACAGTGTCCAGAAAGAGAGTGAGATAGAGAGATTTTGTGTTAGTTGGATAATAAGCTGCACAGGGTTCAAGTCATTAAGATATATCCAAATTTCAGGGCTGAAAATGTgttcagacattttaaaaagttgtgtGCTGCAGTGTCTTATGCTATTGGTTGCTTATTTATCACCTTTCTAAATGAACCCTGAAAATGTAAGTCACCCATGTTCTTGGAATGGCCCCAGATATATAACATTGTCCAACCTTGAATCTTGTAATGCCTTTAAGAGTGATTTATTTTTGCACAAGTCCCCTTTGATTATACTCAGTGTCCACAGTTGCACTGGATTAGGCTACATTCACAAATTTAGTTCTGTTAATAGAGGTTTAtagaagttaacggcgctccatgcagtcatgccggccacaagaacttggaggtgtctgtggacaacgctggctcttcgacttagaaatggacatgggcaccaacccccagagtcagacacaactagacttaatgtcagggggaaaccttttttGCCACATCTTCTGTGCATTTGATTGTAATTTATTGATGAGGAATTGTGAGATctatagtccaacacatctgaaggACAACAGAAGGACATAAAGAAGCTCTAAATGCTATGAGGTCTAAATTTATATATGTACAATTTAAGAATTTAGAAAAAAAGGTATTTCAAAAATTGTGATATAATTTAATAAATTTGGAAAAATGCCTTCACTTTTACTTACGCATTCTTTAACTCGAGAGGTGCTACTCTATTACTTACCTACCACTTCACTTCACTTACATAGTTTTCGACTCCCGATTACTGTTGTGCTTTGAATACTTCTGATAGTTgtgtctttccttttctcttttcatgTTTCTTTCATGTTTTCTAAATCATCAACACAGTTTCACAAGGTATGTTTTTTTCTCAATTCCCTTTACTCTTCTCTGATGAAAATCTTAATGTTGCTTTTTCTAAGAAAATATGTTTCAGCAATCTGGGGTTGCATGATCTACATGTTTGCGTCAATCTGTAAACAGAATTTTGCTTTGAAATCTTGCTTCCATACTCAGCTTATGAAATGCAGTTGAATTTAGTTATATTTTCTTCCTGATGGCAATCCAAATGTATTTGGTTGTTTCCTTCTAAAAACATAGTCTGAAGGCCCTTTTACACATgtattataatgcagtttgaagccatcttGAGGTCAGGGTGCCCACAAAGCATATGGTGACCCCAATGTGCACTGCAATACACATCCAGccagaacagtaaaaaaaaatgaccAGAAATTCCAGAATAAGCCATAAAACCTGCTGAAGCTGATCAGTGTATCTCCTATGCAGAGCAGGAAGCTGAGATCAAAATGTAGAAGCAGCTTCAGAGCAACAAATGTTCAGCAACCTAACATTTTCTCAGGTTGGTTAATTGttgttactttaaaaataacttcTAGTGTAATCTATGTACTTATTTATAAATCAACCTCACGTATAAATGGAGagcaggttttggagccaaaattctGATGCTGGTGTATTTTGCTGTTTCCATAATTTTGCATATTCAATTCTAGCTGCTGTCATCATGTAAAGAAAAATCATTTCCTGTTGTTTTAATACTTGTTTGTTTAAcaattccaatttttaaaaaatctggttttagtggaattttaatttttaaaatagttcCAATATCTCCATGTAAATTTGTCCAGAATTTTTTTGCTCTTGGGAAAGTGAGGTGGCTTCTTTTGTGATAAGAGTtaagatatgttgtcgaaggctttcatagccgggatcacagggttgttgtatgtctttcgggctgtgtggccatgttccagaagtattctctcctgacgtttcgcccacatctatggcaggcatcctcagaggttgtgaggtatggataaactaagtaatgtggacaacttcaacagaaaggaggaaaccatgaaaatgaacaaaaactggctaccagtattacaaaactctaaaatcaaaacagtagatgggaaccaacactctgagggctaatgagtgaacaaaggatgcccccaggcaagagacaaaaacatttccaatgctaattagggtgattaactgaaacattaatgctggcttcccagtgacaaaggactcttgccacaccctggactctccacagatatatattctttcctttccttacttagtttatccatacctcacaacctctgaggatgcctgccatagatgtgggcgaaacgtcaggagagaatacttctggaacatggccacacagcccaaaagacatacaacaacccagagttaAGATACTTCCATTGATTCATGGATAAGCCAACTAAGGTTTCTTAGGttgatttttaactaaaattcttttatgaatatatatatatagggatttTTGACTTGCTTCTAATGTCTTAGTAAGTGGTCTTACATACATGGTCTTACAGTAATGTTGTAAACAATACAGCCACACTTCTATATTTATTAGTTTAAcatttatgattttattattcacagatttggttAATACCCTAACTTATTGAAGagctatatattttatatttttatacatattttagctGTTCAGTGTGTTATTTATGATACTTGACTGATTTATATGTTTTAGCCAAagtgtttaatttgtttatttttaactgtctgttttaatgttttattgtgttattgcacatggcattgaatgtttgccattttttcagCCTTTGGAAACTGCcatgagtcccttaggggagagagggtgggttaaaataaagaagaggaggaggaggaggatgatgatgaggatgattatcatcatcatcatcatcatcatcatcatcatcatatgttaTCACTAGCATTTATACAGTTGTAGAGTATGCATAATTCTACTTGAATTTACCATCTCAATCTCACCCACCTACCTCCCTAAGGTCTTCCAGGGTTCTGAGAGAAGACCTTGGAAATATTGCTTTTTGAACTAAAGTTACTAGAACCCTAGACTGGCCAAGCTGGCTGGAGGATTATGGAGAATATATTCCAACATAAGAACTCTTTTAAGCTCTGGATCTCATAAGATATTTTTGACTTGGGTACTTGGAACAAAATACTGTGCTGCATTTCCTCTTCCCACTCTTGTAGGACACAAAGAGTACATGTTGTCCTATGATGCTGTTTTGGCACCAGTAGAGCATAAAGATAACTTCCTGtttgtttccttcttttccctGTATCTTCCTTTCTACTCAGCGGAACGGAGATGCCGAGCAGCAGAGAATGACCTTCACTGATCACTCTGGCAGCCAACTACACTTTGGCAGATGAATTTTTGGACTGGCGCAGCCACCCCCTTGGCCTGATGGGCAAGCCATTTCAAAAGCGGGAGGAAGCCATTGGCTAGACGGGCATCGAGGAGGATGGTGCTGGAGCAGACATCAGCAGAAGGGGACCTGCTAGTTAGAGATGTTGCTGTTTTCTCCACCCACGGGGTGGGGAACACTCAGAAACATTTCACTCCTTTGTGACTTGCTGAGAAAACAGCCCTACTGTGAATagcaaaggaggagagaaaatatTTATAGATATGTGTACAAGATGTAAACACTTTGATGGGATAACATGTTTCCCAAGAGACAATATTTGACTATTTTCTgggtgcagaagagaaggcttcaAATGTGGCCTTCCTTGCTCTGTGTGTTTTGTATGTGTGGTTTTTAACAGTAATCTTTGACAATTGGATTTCTGTAGCCATCATGAGATTTTGCTTGCTGTTTTCATATATCCTTTGTCTTTGTTAAGGTTATTTAGGTTCAGCTCTTTATATGTTCTTTCTCTGTCATCTCCCAGCCTTCTGAATGCTGAAAAGAAATTTTGATATGTCGCTTGCTTGCAAACAAGAAGCTGGTTCTTGCCAAGATGCATAATCACTCTATGCTTTTAGGGGTGGGAATGTAAGGGGAAAGTTTTAAAAGATTATAATAAGGGGGCTTCAGTTTTGTTGTAGTTCATGAAGAGTGGGGAAAGGAAGATTTCCCACTGAAGCTTCTGAACAAAGTGTGCTGCTAAATGTTACTGTACTTTTGGAAATGTGTATATACAACAGATTGTATTTTGTAGCCTGTATGCAGTAAAGCTGTGACCTCTTGTCTACATTCCTAGCTTATATGCCTACATGCTTAGCTGGAAACACAATGAATCAATATTCCCAGGGTGTGTGTACATAAGGCCAAGGGTCAAATCAAGGAAATCTATCCTGCATCTTAACATTCATTTAGTAGCTTCTCTTAATCCAAAATGGGTATGCTCCATCGTAAGGGGACATCTTGTGCTAAACTGATGGCCAACTGGGTCCTGCTCCAGTTTATGGAAGAACCTGAAAAACTCACTCTTTCAACCAGGGTAGCCATCTGAACAAGGGAATGCTGAGAAAACACACCTTAAAGGATGCTATCTTCATTCAACCACATTAAATATGGCCTGAATGAAAAGGAAAGAATTCAGCCAAGGCTATAAAAGCTTTCTAATCCCACTGGTTCTTGTAAAAAAGATTTAAATATGTGTGCAGCTTTCCCAGTAGAATTCATGCAAATTTTAAAGTACTATATTCTCATTTGGTTGGATTGTGCCCTTGCTATTTTTAAAGCagtatgtatatacatattaatTCACTTTAGGATCAGCGATATTTGGAGTATGTTCTTTTACATTTCTGTGCATGTTTTTTAAGAACAAAATCGCCCACATTTTAGAATAACAATGGAATGGGTTTGATTGCTAGGTGCTCTTGAATCTTTTTCCTTAAATAGTACTGAGGATTATGAAGAAAAGCACCCAGTTGTCCTTGTCTTTCCTTTACTTCGTGGGTGTAAAAAGAGAGTTACGCCGGTTATGTTTCTAAGAAAACTTTTGCAGTGTCCTTTCATGCTAACTGGGCAAGATCTGAATCGGTGGCAGTACAACcagttattttaaaacaatttgtttCCAGGAAGATGGCATAGAAATGTAAACTTTGCTGAATATATACAAGATGTTATTCATTATGCACTAAACAATACTGgccttaatgctttttaaaagtcaCTTATTTAGAGGGTTGTTTCATTCAATTCCAAAATATTTGGTGAGCTGGTCATGATTGGGTAAGTAGAGCCTAATGGACCAAATAATGCTCTGATTTGGCAATCAAGCCATAGGAAAACATAGATCATTGAGGCTTGAAAAATAATTAACATCCCCAAATGGCAGCACTTCATAGGTAGGTATGAAATGAGAATTTGAATTCCTACGCAGATGCAAAATTAAGGGGCCCTGGTGATTATACATTCTTGAAATATGAAACTCTGAAATACTCTTTTTATTCCCTACTTCCCTACGCATACCGTAGTAGCGTGATCTGGTATATGTTAAGATAAGTGGAGAAGATCCAATGTGGTGCACTGGTTGGGGTGTCTCTCCAGAGAAATAACGTGATAGGTATCATCATTCGGGTCCACTGTTTGGTCCTGTAGCTTGAAATAATTTTGTAAAGAAATGTATATTCCTCCTTTTAAATGTTGACCTTTTGCAATTTCTCAGTGTTTTGGTAtgatcttttttaaaagttgtacaGCTAATAGAGCAGTTGAATAGCATGTTCTGGTATTGCAGTGGCTGGAAAACTTTGTCAGAGATCCTTTGTACACCTTCACTGCTTGCTCAGCCAAAAATCTTTGCCAGGTAACCAACTTTAGCCACGATGGAAATGCTTCAATCTTCCCTTCTAACAGCATGCACTCCCTTGGCAACTACTGCAGACCCATCTAATCAGCACTTATTCCAACATTTGTCTGCAGATGACATAAAACCCAGGCATTTGCTACAGATGGAGAGTTAGCAGAAACAAGCTGAAATAGTCTTTGTAGGTGGTGTTCTGTTTATTGGTTTCCTGTTGGCAATGGAGAACGAAACTCATGAGCACTGGACTAGaaatctggagaccaggattcaaaccttgtttggccatggaaacccatggggTGGCCATAGTCAAGAAGCTATCTTGTTCTCAAAAAGGAAGCAAAGATAAACTCTCCCGGAACAATTATTTTCAACTAATCCATGTGATAGCATTTCCATAATAGGGGTGATATGGATTTTTATTCCTGATGAGGATCAAATAAGCAGCAAGAACTACTGTACTAGTGAACAAGAGTTATACTACCGAGTAAGATGTAAATTTAAAAATAGCATCTTCCAATTCTTAGAGCCGTCCTGGAAGAGAAAATTAGTTGGCTGCTTGCCCCCTTAGAGATTTCTAATGTGgtggattcttttttaaaaaagtattttggagaagcacacaaaaacagaaaaacaaagtaCTGAAAACAGAACACAAGCAAACTTTTTAGAATTAAAGCAATCCCAATTTCCAGAAGCCTACATAGTATATGCAAAAGGACAACACAGATGCCACCGTTTAGGTCAGGCACcctcaaactctggccctccagctgtttgtgcCCCAAccctcagaattcctgaccattgaacaagctgactagggcttctgggaatcagaggcaaaaacagctggagggccaccgtTTGAGGGTGCTTGTTTGAGGTGCGAAATGATCATGCTTTTAACCAGACCTGGTACTTCCTCCATTGTCTTCAagttttattccccccccccccaaaaaaaaaactaatgACTGTGTTCCCTTGCAGAGTATTGTTTTTAGAATCTAGGTGCTTTTAATCTTTGAACACCAGGGTGCaaggaactatttatttatttatttatttatttacgacacttctaccccacctttctcaaccccagaggggactcaaggcggctttacaacaTGGGCAAcatttcaatgcc
Encoded here:
- the stum gene encoding protein stum homolog isoform X2, which codes for MESAAKEGERGPGAPGDSGRAPTSGSGGGVVVQVREKKGPLRAAIPYMPFPVAVICLFLNTFVPGLGTFVSAFTVLCGARTDLPDRHVCCVFWLNIAAALIQILTAIVMVGWIMSIFWGMDMVILASFFHVF
- the stum gene encoding protein stum homolog isoform X1 produces the protein MESAAKEGERGPGAPGDSGRAPTSGSGGGVVVQVREKKGPLRAAIPYMPFPVAVICLFLNTFVPGLGTFVSAFTVLCGARTDLPDRHVCCVFWLNIAAALIQILTAIVMVGWIMSIFWGMDMVILATERRCRAAENDLH